CGAGAGACGCACCTTCCGCAGTGTCCCCTGCGCTCGCTCACCGGGGCGCGCCGTTGCTCGCGGTGATCGACGCGGGTTCTCGCGCCGTGCGACTGGCGGTGGCGGAGGCGCACCCGGGACGTCCGCTGCGACGGCTGGAGACGTTGAGCGCGCCGGTGGCGCTCGGAGTGGACGCCGCGGGCGGAGGTCGCATCCGGACCACCACGACGGAGGCTGTGGTAAGCATCCTTCACGACTTCGCCGCCGTCCTCCAGGGCTACGGCCTCTCCCTTGGCTCGTGTCGCGCGGTCGCCACCACGGCCATTCGGGAAGCGCGGAATCGAGACGTCTTCCTCGACCGGGTGGCGCAGCGGACGGGCCTGCGGATCGAGGTGATCGAGGCGGTCGAGGAGGCGCGGCTCCTGCACCAACTGCTCGGACGCCTCCTCGCGCCGCACTACCAACAGGGGCGGAACCTGATCCTGGCGCTGGGCGGAGGCGGTACGCAGATCATCGTGCAGGCGGCAGGGGAGCTCGTCCTTGCCGAGTCGCAGCGCTTCGGGACGCTGAGTCTCCACGGGCGAATGCCGAACGAGCGCAGCTCCGTTGCCACCGCACGATGCTTTCTGGCCAAGGCGGCGCATGGCCTCGGGCGGCTGACCGACCTCTCTCGGGTGCGTACGGTCGTTGGGCTGAACCGGGAGTTGCTCGAGCTCGCCGAGAAGCTGACGAGAGGTAGGAGCGACGAGGTGGGCCTGCATCTGGATCGAAAGCAGGTCAACCGGCTGGCCGCGCTGACGGAGGATCGAAGCGCCGACGAGTTGGCCGCGCGAACCGGTCTCGACGCCGTGACGGCGGAGGTGGGACGCATGGCGCTCGAGGAGGTCATGGCTTTCTGGCGCCTGGCCGAGGCCACCTCTCTGACCCTCTGCCGGGCGACGCTCGTCGATGGACTGCTCTTCGAGGCGGAGAGGCGGCACACGGCGCCCGAACTCGTCGCGCACGACCTGGCCGCGCAGGGAGAGGAGGGGGCGTGGGCTCTCGCGCGGCGTTTCCACGCCGACGAGGCGCACGCGGCACAGGTGCGGTCGCTGGCGCTGCACCTTTTCGACGCTCTCCGCGGCAGCGGTGGTCTGTCCGAGCCCAGCCGGCGCCTTCTGGGCGTGGCGGCCATCGTGCACGACATCGGGGTCTTCGTCCGGAGTTCCGATCACGAGGTCCACTCGGCCTACCTGGTCCGGGCGAGCGAGATCATGGGCCTCACGCGCGCCGACCGATGGGCCGTGGCGACGATGACCCGGCATCACCGGGGGCCCGTGTCGTATTCGGACTTCGCCGTGGGGGAGCTGACCTCCGAGAGCGAACGGGTGGAGCTTCTCAAGCTGACAGCCATCCTGCGCCTGGCGGAGGCGCTCGACGCTGACCACCAGCAGCGCGTGGGCCAGCTCCGCGTCGAGGTGGACAGCGAAAGCATGCACGTCTGCGCCGAGACCTCGAGCGGGGATCGCGAGAGCTTCCTGGAACTCGGGCGGGCCTTTCGCCTGCAGGCCGACCTCTTCGAGGAGGTATTCGGTGTCATGCCCGTGCTGACGGAGGTCCTTCCGGGATAGACGGGAGATGGCGCGATGAGGCCACGAGGGAAACCAGACCCCCAGCAGAGGTACTTCAACCGGGAGTGGAGCTGGCTCTGCTTCAACGAGCGCGTGCTCGAGGAGGCCGAGGACGAGCAGAACCCGCTCCTCGAGCGCCTCCGCTTCCTCAGTATCTTCGCCGGGAATCTCGACGAATTTTACATGATCCGAGTGGCCGGATTGTTCCGCCAGGTCGACGCGGGAATCGCGGTGAGCGGGCCTGACCAGCGGCGTCCGGAAGAGCAGCTCGCTGGCGCCGCGGAGCGCGTTCAGGCCCTCTTGCCGCGCCTGGAGGCCGTTCTCGCGCGGCTCTTGCACGAACTCGCGGACCAGGGGGTTCCCGTCCTGGCGGTGGAGCAGCTCGACGGGCAAGGTCGTGACTTCGCGCGGCGCTACTACGAAGAGCTGGTCTATCCGGTCATCACGCCCACGATCGTGGGGCCGAAACATCCGTTTCCCACCCTGCAGAACTGCACTCTGACGCTGGTCCTTCGCCTCGCCGAGCGGCGCAAACCCCGCGGCGTGCGTCGTCGGCTCGCGTTCCTCGCCCTGCCCCGCGTGTTGCCACGTTTCGTGACCGTTCGCGGAGCAAACGGGACCGTAGCGCTCGTGCCGCTCGAGTCGTTGCTCGTCGCGCACGCCCCGTCGCTTTTTGCCGGATACGAGGTCCAGGCGATAAGCGCCGTTCGCGTCACGCGGGACGCCGATATCGCCATCGACGAGGATGCGACGGAAGACATGCGAAGGGCCGTGGCGCGCAAGCTCCTCGGGCGGCGGCACGGCGCGGCGGTGCGGCTCGAGCACGGGTCGCGTATCGCGCGCAAGGTGCTTCGGGTGCTCAAGGCCAACCTGCAGGTGGATCCGGCGCACTGCTACGCTCGTCGTGGGTTGATGCAGCTGGTCGACGTGCAACAGATTTACGCGGCGGTGAGTCGTGCGGACCTCAAGTTCCCACCGCTCGTCCCGCTGCCTGCCGCCCGTGGCCGGCCCAAGAGCTGTTTCGAGTGGCTACGCCGTGGAGCGGTGCTGGTCCACCACCCCTATCACTCCTTCGACCCGGTGGCCGAGCTCGTTGCCGAGGCGGCGAACGACCCTGGAGTTCTGGCAATAAAGCAGACGCTCTATCGGACGAGCGGCGACTCGCCGGTGGTGCGGGCGCTGACCTTGGCCGCCGAGCGCGGGAAGCAGGTCAGCGTGGTGGTGGAGCTGCGGGCTCGCTTCGACGAGGAGCGGAACCTCGAGTGGGCCCGGCGTCTGGAGCATGCGGGCGCGCACGTGGTGTACGGGCTGGTCGGCTACAAGACGCACTGCAAGGCCCTTCTGGTGGTGCGTCGGGAGCCGGAAGGGATCCGGCGCTACCTGCACCTGGGGACGGGAAACTACAACGACGCGACTGCGCGCGCCTACACCGACGTTGGGCTGCTTGCTTGTGACGAACTCCTCGGCGAGGACGTGTCGGCGCTCTTCAACGTCATCACCGGGGCGACCCAGCCTCCGGCGTGGAACAAGATCGAAATGGCTCCCACGGGTCTGCGAAGGCGACTGCTCTACCTCATCGGTCGCGAGGCCGAGCGTTCGGGGCGGCGTGCTCGCGGGAGGATCATCGCCAAGATGAACGCGCTCGTGGACCCGGAGGTGATCGATGCGCTCTACGGGGCGTCGCGGGCCGGAGTGCGAGTGGACCTGATCGTGCGCGGGACCTGCTGCCTGCGCCCGGGTGTCCCGGGCCTATCGGAGAACGTGCGCGTGCGCAGCATCGTCGGAAGGTTCCTCGAGCACGCGCGCGTCTTCTGGTTTGCGAACGGCGGACACGACGAGCTCTACCTCTCCTCGGCCGACTGGATGCCTCGGAACCTCGACCACCGGATCGAGATCCTTTTTCCCGTCGAGGAACCGGAGCATCGCAGATACCTGAGGGCCGTGCTGGAGCTCGGTCTGCAGGACAACACGAAGGCACGCGAGCTGCGCGCCGACGGTGTCTACCGGCCGTGGCGCGCCGGGCGGCAGCGGGTGGACAGCCAGCGTGCGACGATGGAGCTGACGGAGGATTGGCTCGGGCCGAGGGAGGCCCAGCCGCTCCAGCGGTTCGTCCCGATGGGGCGCGGTACGGCGCGCGAAGGCGGCGAGGGATGAGGTCGGGGCTGCGGCAACGATGGTGGGTCGGTCCCGCGCGGCTGAGCGTCGCCGCGCTCGAGGGTGCCGCGGGCGGGAGCGCGTCGTGGGTGACGGAGACGCGGCTGGTCTTGAAGGTGACCTACTGGGGGAGCGCGGATGGGTCTCTCGAGCGGGCGGGGCTCGCGGCGCGTACCGTGGAGGGCGGCGGCACGCGATGGGCGGAGGTGGGGGTCGTGCCGCTACTGCCGGGGCTCCCCGTCGCGTGGCCCCTGTGGCGCG
The Deltaproteobacteria bacterium genome window above contains:
- a CDS encoding HD domain-containing protein, yielding MSPALAHRGAPLLAVIDAGSRAVRLAVAEAHPGRPLRRLETLSAPVALGVDAAGGGRIRTTTTEAVVSILHDFAAVLQGYGLSLGSCRAVATTAIREARNRDVFLDRVAQRTGLRIEVIEAVEEARLLHQLLGRLLAPHYQQGRNLILALGGGGTQIIVQAAGELVLAESQRFGTLSLHGRMPNERSSVATARCFLAKAAHGLGRLTDLSRVRTVVGLNRELLELAEKLTRGRSDEVGLHLDRKQVNRLAALTEDRSADELAARTGLDAVTAEVGRMALEEVMAFWRLAEATSLTLCRATLVDGLLFEAERRHTAPELVAHDLAAQGEEGAWALARRFHADEAHAAQVRSLALHLFDALRGSGGLSEPSRRLLGVAAIVHDIGVFVRSSDHEVHSAYLVRASEIMGLTRADRWAVATMTRHHRGPVSYSDFAVGELTSESERVELLKLTAILRLAEALDADHQQRVGQLRVEVDSESMHVCAETSSGDRESFLELGRAFRLQADLFEEVFGVMPVLTEVLPG
- the ppk1 gene encoding polyphosphate kinase 1 produces the protein MRPRGKPDPQQRYFNREWSWLCFNERVLEEAEDEQNPLLERLRFLSIFAGNLDEFYMIRVAGLFRQVDAGIAVSGPDQRRPEEQLAGAAERVQALLPRLEAVLARLLHELADQGVPVLAVEQLDGQGRDFARRYYEELVYPVITPTIVGPKHPFPTLQNCTLTLVLRLAERRKPRGVRRRLAFLALPRVLPRFVTVRGANGTVALVPLESLLVAHAPSLFAGYEVQAISAVRVTRDADIAIDEDATEDMRRAVARKLLGRRHGAAVRLEHGSRIARKVLRVLKANLQVDPAHCYARRGLMQLVDVQQIYAAVSRADLKFPPLVPLPAARGRPKSCFEWLRRGAVLVHHPYHSFDPVAELVAEAANDPGVLAIKQTLYRTSGDSPVVRALTLAAERGKQVSVVVELRARFDEERNLEWARRLEHAGAHVVYGLVGYKTHCKALLVVRREPEGIRRYLHLGTGNYNDATARAYTDVGLLACDELLGEDVSALFNVITGATQPPAWNKIEMAPTGLRRRLLYLIGREAERSGRRARGRIIAKMNALVDPEVIDALYGASRAGVRVDLIVRGTCCLRPGVPGLSENVRVRSIVGRFLEHARVFWFANGGHDELYLSSADWMPRNLDHRIEILFPVEEPEHRRYLRAVLELGLQDNTKARELRADGVYRPWRAGRQRVDSQRATMELTEDWLGPREAQPLQRFVPMGRGTAREGGEG